A stretch of DNA from Gymnodinialimonas sp. 57CJ19:
TCTGGGCGGGCTTCTGGGCTACGCCATCGGCGCTTTTGCGTTTGAAGAGATTGGCCGCCCGATCTTTGAAGCCCTTGGCAAGATAGAGCGGATTGAACAGTTCAACGAGCAGTTCAATGACCTGAGCTTCTGGCCTGTGCTGATCGCGGGTCTGACGCCCTTCCCCTACAAGGTGATCACGATCATGTCGGGTTGGACTGGCTTGCCCCTTGGCACCTTTATCGTCACATCTATTATAGCACGTGGTTTGCGCTTCTTTATTGTGGCGGCGCTGCTGTGGAAATTCGGCGCCCCGATCAAGGACTTCATCGAGAAGCGTTTGGGCCTGATGTTCATCCTGTTCTGCCTGCTTTTGGGCGGCGGGTTCTATGTGTTGAAGTTCCTGTAATGGAGAGCACGATCATGACACGGCGCAATCTTATCTTACTGGCGGGCTTGGGCTCTGCCGCGCTGTTTGGCGGCGCGCTCTACTTTCAATATTGGGTGGGGCTTCTGCCTTGCACCATGTGCCTGTGGCAACGCTGGCCGCACCGCATCGCCATCGGCCTGGCGTTGGTGGGCGTGGTGTTCCCCCGTGCGGTCATCGCATGGCTCGGCGGGCTGACCATGGCAGTGAACGCGGGCATCGCGCTACTGCACACGGGCGTAGAGCAACGCTGGTGGGACGGCCCGCAGGTCTGCGGCGCGGGCGCGGCACAAGATGTGGGCAGCTTGTCGATGGAGGATTTGTTCGACACCACCACCGGGCCCCAGATTGTCCTGTGTAACGAGGCGGCCTGGCATTTCGCCGGGCTGTCGATGGCCAGCTGGAACGGCATCTTCTGCGTTGTGCTGGCGGGTATTTGGCTGACCGCCGCCCTGACGAAGGAGAAGGCACGGGCGTAACCGCCCTGCCCCTCGTTTTTCAGCCCCTCCTCGGCCTCTACGGGGCCTCCTCGCAGTGTGATCGCGCCATTGCACCCCATATCGGGGGCAGCTATAGTCCGCTCAACAAAATATAGCGTATAACACGACGAACGGGCGGACAAATGACCGACACTCCTGAACCCCCTGAAAACGACGGGGAAACCCTGCCCGAGCGGCCCGAGTTTTCCGGCCCCTCGATCGACATTTCGGCGGAGATGAAGACCTCGTTCCTCGACTATGCGATGTCGGTGATTATCTCTCGGGCGATCCCGGACCTGCGCGACGGCCTCAAGCCGGTTCATCGCCGCATTCTGTTCGCGATGCACGAGACCGGGAACACCCATGAAAAAGCCTACCGCAAGTCGGCCCGGCCTGTGGGCGACGTGATGGGCCAGTACCACCCCCACGGCGACAGCGCGATTTACGATGCACTGGTGCGGATGGCGCAGGATTTCTCCATGTCGCTGCCCCTGCTGGACGGGCAAGGCAACTTCGGCTCCATGGACGGCGATAACCCCGCCGCGATGCGCTACACCGAAGTGCGCATGGATAGCCCGGCTGCCTATCTTCTAGAAGATATCGACAAAGACACCGTCGATTTTCAGGACAACTACGACGGCAAACAACAAGAACCCACGGTTCTGCCTGCCCGCTTCCCCAATATGCTGGTGAACGGCGCGGGCGGTATTGCCGTTGGTATGGCCACCAATATTCCGCCCCACAATCTGGGCGAAGTGATTGATGCCTGTCAGGCACTGATCGAGAAGCCGGACCTGTCCTCGGAAGAGTTGATCCAATATGTCCCCGCCCCTGACTTCCCCACGGGCGGGATCATTCTGGGCCGTTCCGGCGCGCAGAAGGCGTATCTGGAGGGGCGCGGCAGCGTCATCATCCGCGCCAAGACCCGCGTCGAGGAGATCCGCAAGGATCGCTACGCCATTGTCATCGACGAAATCCCCTATCAGGTGAACAAGTCGAGCATGATCGAGCGCATTGCCGAACTGGTCCGCGACAAGAAGATCGACGGGATCAGCGGCGTGGCCGACGAATCCGACCGGATCGGCGTGCGTGTGGTGGTGGAGTTGAAGCGCGACGCCACGCCCGAGGTGGTGCTGAACCAGCTGTTCCGCTTCACGCAGATGCAGACAAGCTTTGGCTGCAACATGCTGGCGCTCAACGGTGGCCGGCCCGAGCAACTGACCCTGCGCGCGTTCCTGACGTCGTTCCTCGATTTCCGCGAAGAAGTCGTGGCGCGTCGCACTGCGTTCGAGTTGCGCAAGGCCCGCGACCGGGCGCATGTGTTGTGCGGTTTGGCCGTGGCGGTTTCCAACGTCGATGAAGTCGTGGCAACGATCCGCGCCTCCGCCGATGCGCCCGCCGCCCGCGCGGCCCTGATGACCCGCGCGTGGCCAGCCGAGGAAATCCTGCCGTTCATCAAGCTGATTGATGACCCGACCCATACGGCCAACGAAGACGGCACCTACAACCTGTCGGAAACGCAGGCCCGCGCCATTCTGGAGTTGCGCCTGCAACGCCTGACGCAACTGGGCGTCAAGGAAGTCACCGACGAGCTGGAAGAGCTGGCAGGCAAGATCAAGGATTACCTCGCCATCCTCGCCTCGCGAGAACGGATCCTGGAGATCATATCCAACGAATTGGCCGAGGTGCGCGCGAAATTCGCCGTGGACCGCCGGACAGAGATTGTCGAATGGTCCGGTGACATGGACGACGAAGACCTGATCGAACGCTCGGATCAGGTCGTCACCATCACCCAAGGCGGCTACATCAAGCGCACGCCACTGGCCGACTTCCGGGCGCAGAAGCGCGGCGGCAAGGGCGTGTCCGGCGGCTCTATGAAGGACGACGACGTCGTGACGTCGATGTTCGTCGCCAACACCCACACGCCGCTGCTGTTCTTCACGACCAGCGGCATGGTCTACAAGCTGAAGACATGGCGCTTGCCGTCGGGAAGCCGCTCCAGCAGGGGCAAGGCCATCGTGAATATCCTGCCGATCGAAACGGGCACCGGGATTGCCGCGATCATGCCCGTGGACCGGGATGAGGATCACTGGGGCGAGTTGCAGGTCGTCTTCTGTACCGACCGCGGCACCGTGCGCCGCAACGCGCTGAGTGATTTCGCCAATGTCATGCGCAACGGCAAGATCGCGATGAAGTTCGAAGGCGACAGCGAAGGCTGGCGGATGATCAACGCGCGCATCGCCTCGAACGACGATGACGTGATGCTGGTCACCAAACAGGGCCGCGCGATCCGGTTCCCGGCCACTGACGTGCGGGTCTTCAACTCCCGCGCCTCGACCGGTGTGCGAGGGATTCGCCTTGGTACGGACGATGAGGTCGTCTCGATGTCGATCATCCGGCACTTCGATGCAGAAGCCTCGGAACGTGCCGCCTACCTCAAGCAACGCCGCCTGATGGCGGGTGTGACCGAGGAAACGGAAACCGATGAGGATGACGTGCCCGAGGGTGATCTTTCGCCAGAGCGTTACGCCGAAATGAGCGCGGCCGAGGACCTGATCCTGACGATCACCTCGGGCGGCCTTGGCAAGCTGTCCTCGTCCCATGATTATCCCGTGCGCGGTCGCGGGGGCCAAGGTGTCAGCGCCATCGACAAGGCAATGCGCGGCGGCACGCTTGTGGCCAGCTTCCCGGTGGAGATGGACGACCAGATCATGCTGGCGACCTCCACGGGTCAGAGCATTCGCGTGCCAATCGACGGCATCTCGTTCCGGTCCCGCTCTGCGGGTGGCGTGAAGGTCTTCAACACGGCCAAGGGCGAGGACATCGTCAGCGTCGCCTATATCGCCGACCAGGGTGATGAAGACGCCGAGGTGATCGAAGGTGGAGAGGATGTCTGATACCGACACCTTTCTGACCGTGGCGTTCACGGTCATGATGCTGATGCTGGCGATCATGCTGATCGTCGGCATCCCGCGCGGGCGACGGATGCAGAAGACCAACGAGCAGATCGAAGCCAACCAGGCGCGTCAGATCGAGATGCAGGAGCGCCAGCTTGCTGCCGCCGAGCGCAGTGCCACTGCGATGGAGCGGGTCGCCGCGGCCCTGGAACGGCGCGGTGAGTGACCTTCTGGCGCTTGTCGGGCGGCTCCTTCTGGCATCGCTGATGCTGGCTGGAACGGTCCAGAAGATCTCTGACCCCACCGGTGCGGGCGCCCTGCTCGCGTTGGCCAACCTGCCCGCCGGGCTGCTCTGGCCCGCCGGCATTTTCACCACTATCGCGGGCGTGGGCATCGCCCTCGGCCTCTACACCCGTCCCCTCGCACTCGCCGCCGCCGCCTACTGCATCGTCACCTCCTGCTTTCACATCCTCATGGATGACCCGTGGCAGATGACCATCGCTTTCAAGAACTGGACCATCGCGGGCGGCTACCTGATGCTCGCCGCCCACGGCCCCGGCCGCTTCGCCCTGCACCCCACCGCGTGAGTCGGGAACCGGGTCAAGGATCGCAGACCGCGCCTGCGCGGCGCCGTAGGCGTCCTTGAGGCGGATCGCGACTCGCAGATACCCTTGCACTGGCCTGTTTACGGCAGACCTGCCCGTAAACGGCCTCTCAGCAATTCATCCCAAGCCAACACCCCGAATTAGCCTACCCATTCGGGCTCACGCCAACCCCACACGCCAAACAAAAGAACAAAGCCCCGCCATTTCCGGCGTGCACCTACACCTGAAATCCGGTTCCCCCCTTTCCAGTATGCACTCGTGGCTTTCCCTTTTCATAAGAACTCCCTACATCACCCCCCATGAAACAGTCATCACAACTTACAATCATCGGCGGCGGTATGGCCGGGTCCGAGGCCGCCTGGCAGGCCGCCAACATGGGCGTTTCCGTCAAAATCATCGAGATGCGCCCCAAGGTCGAAACCTTCGCCCATCGCACCGGCAACCTGGCGGAAATGGTCTGCTCCAACTCGTTCCGCTCTGACGACAGCGAGCAAAACGCCGTGGGTCTGCTGCATTGGGAAATGCGTGCGGCGGATTCGGTCATCATGCACACCGCCGACGACCACAAGCTGCCCGCGGGCGGTGCGCTGGCCGTCGATCGTGATCCCTTTGCCGAGGCCGTGACGGCCAAGCTGCAAGCCCATCCGAATATCGAGATCGCCTACGGCGAAATCACGGACCTTCCCACCGATGGCCCCACCATCATCGCCACGGGTCCGCTGACCGGCTCCAAACTCGCCGACGCCATCGCGCGCGAGGCTGGCCAGGACGCGCTGGCCTTCTTCGATGCCATCGCCCCCATCGTCTACGCCGACAGCATCGACATGGATATCGCCTGGCGCCAGTCGCGCTATGACAAGGGCGACACGCTGGAGGAACAGCAAGCCTACATCAATTGCCCCCTGACCCATGACCAGTACGAGGCTTTCATCGACGCGCTCCTGGCCGCCGACAAGACCCAGTTCAAGGAGGGGGAAACGGCGGGCTACTTCGACGGCTGCCTCCCCATCGAAGTTATGGCCGAGCGGGGCCGCGAGACCCTGCGCTTTGGTCCGATGAAGCCCGTGGGCCTGACCAACCCCCATGACCCGCAAACCAAGGCCTACGCCGTGGTGCAGCTGCGCCGCGATAACGCCTTGGGAACGCTCTATAATATCGTGGGCTTTCAGACCAAGATGACCTACGGCGCGCAAAAGCAGGTCTTCGCGATGATCCCGGGCCTGCATGAGGCCTCCTTTGCCCGGCTCGGTGGCATCCACCGCAATACCTTCATCAACTCGCCCACCCTGCTGGACGCTCAGATGCGCCTGCGTTCAAAGCCCCACATCCGCTTCGCGGGCCAGATCACGGGCGTTGAGGGCTACGTCGAGTCCGCCTCCATGGGCCTTCTCGCGGGCCGCATGGCCGCCGCTGAAATCCTCGGCCAGACCCTGCCAGAGGTCCCCAACACCACCGCCATGGGTGCGCTCGTGACCCACATCACGGGCGGCGCGGACGCCAAAACCTTCCAGCCAATGAACGTCAACTTCGGGTTATTTCCCCCGGTTGAGGGCCTCAAGGGTGGACGCAGGGGCCGCAAAGACCGCTATAAAGCCTACACGGACCGCGCCAAGGAGGCATGGACCCAGTGGCTATCTCCTTCAGAGGCAGCCGCACAATAGCTCATAAGCGGCCATAGGTGGGAGATCGCGCATGCCAGATACACCATTCTTGTCAAAGGTCTACGACCTCAAAGGCGATGGCGTGCGCGACTACTACGATCAATGGGCCGACACCTACGAGGCCGAGATCACCGCCAACGCCTATGCCACCCCGACACGCTGTGCCGCAGCGCTTGCGGCGACAGGCTTGGCCAAAACCGCCCCGATCCTCGATTTCGCCTGTGGCACGGGCCTCTCAGGCGAGGCTTTGTGGGCCGAGGGTTTCCGCGTTATTGACGGCGTGGACCTGTCGGATGCAATGCTGACCAAAGCGCGGGCAAAAGACATCTACCGAACGCTCACCAAGGCCCAAGCCGACGCTCCGCCCCCCGTGGCCCCGAACACCTACCAAGCCATCACTGCAATCGGCGCCATCGGCCCCGGCGCCGCCCCAGCCGAGGTGATCGCGCCCCTCGTCTCAGCCCTGCCCTCAGCCGGCTATTTCGTCATCTCTCTCAACGATGTGGCCCTAGAGGCGCCGGAATTCCCGGCGGCGCTTGCCGCCCAAGCCCATCTCATGGAGCTGATCTCTGAAGAACGCGGCGCGCATCTGCCCGGTATCGACGTCATGTCCACGGTTTACGTGTTCCGTCGCACGTGATTACCCGCTTCGCCCCCTCTCCCACCGGGCCTCTGCACTTGGGCCATGCCTATTCCGCGATCCTGGCCCATGACATGGCCCGTGCTCAAACCGGCACCTTCCTCTTGCGGATCGAAGACATCGACCGCCAGCGCTCAAAACCTGAATGGGAAACACAGATCATCGACGACCTTCGCTGGCTCGGCCTCGATTGGGACGCCGAGCCTCTGCGCCAATCCACCCGACTGCCCGCCTACCGCGCCGCTCTCCAAACGCTCTGGCAGGACGACCTGCTCTATCCCTGCACCTGCAACCGTCGCGACATCCTCGCCGCTGCATCCGCCCCCCATGAGGGAGACCCACCCATGGGCCCCGATGGGATCATCTACCCCGGTACCTGTCGTGGCATCCACGCCGGGTCAGGCCGACGGCACAGCGACGTTCCCCTCCCACAAGATACGACCCTTCGCCTAGACATGGGTAAGGCCGTGACCCGCGTCATGGACGCACGCAGGACCGAACATGGCGCTAAAACCTTCGCGTCATTCTCCGAAACCGGACGGCGCCCCAAGGGTCTGATCGAGTTCACAGCAACCGAGATGGAACAGAACATCGGCGATATCGTCCTGTCGCGCCGTGATTTCCTGGGCTCCTATCATCTCTCCGTCGTTCTCGATGATGCCGCCCAAGGCATTACCGATGTGATCCGCGGCGATGACCTTTTCGCCGCCACCAAAATCCACGTGATCTTGCAACGCCTCCTCGGAGTGCCCACGCCCACCTACCATCACCACGCCCTGATCCGTGACAACCACGGCCGCCGCCTCGCCAAACGCGACGATGCCCGCGCCATCCGTACCTACCGCACTGAAGGCGCCAGCCCCGCCGACATCCGCCACCTCGTCGGCCTCTGACCCCTTCATCTTTTCAAAAATATCGCCGGGGGTCTGGGGGGCTGGCCCCCCAGTTAAAGAGGCATGGTCTGGGGGACTGGCCCCCCAGTTAGAGAGGCTTGTTCAACAGGGCTCGCCCCCCCCATTAAAAAAGCATAGTCTGGACGGCTGGCCCCAGTTAGACGCGATCGATCCAAGGCCTGCTCCCGCACCCAAGCACCACACCCCTCCGCAAAACCAGCACCTCCTCACCCCATCGGCGCCATCAACTCAACCTCTTCGCCGTCAACGACCGAGGTGTAAAAACACACCCGCCGGTTCGTGTGACACGCGGCGCCCTCTTGCTGGACCACCGCCAACAAACAATCCCGGTCACAATCTATCCGCAAATCTACCAAAGCCTGGGTGTGACCGCTGGTCTCTCCCTTGACCCAAAAGGCTTGGCGTGACCGACTCCAATAGGTGACCCGCCGCGTTTCCAAGGTCTTTGCCACCGCTTCTGCGTTCATCCACGCCATCATCAGGACCTCACCGGTGCCTTCCTGCTGCGCGATACAGGGGATCAACCCGTTCACATCATAGCGAAGTGTTGCCCTATCAAAGTCTTTCATCGGGTCGTCCTCTTTGCAAATGGCCCACGCGACGCTACTTACGTCATGACGGACCCGAAAGGCAAAGCCCCGAAAGGCGAACGATGGCAGCGGATAGCGATCTGATTAAACTCTACTCTCAACGCATACTCGCGTTGGCAGCGGACATCCCCCATCGTGGCGCGCTCAAAGCCCCCCAGGCGCGGGTAAAGAAACGCGCGCCGCTATGTGGCTCGACCGTGACCGTTGAACTTTGCCTGACCGACGACAAGGTCTCCGCCTTCGCCCAGGACGTCAAAGCATGTGCCCTTGGTCAGGCGGCCGCAGCCCTTCTCGGACAGCACGTCATCGGCCGCACGAGGCTCGAGGTGGAAGCCGCCCGCGATGCCCTGAAAGCGATGCTCAAATTCGACGGCCCGCCCCCCGGCGCCCCTTGGGAAGGTTACGAGGTGCTCGAACCCGCGAAAGAATACCGTAATCGTCACGCCTCCATCATGCTCGCCCTCGACGCCACCGCCGAAGCCATGGCCGAGGCCGAACACGCCGCCTGCGCCTAGACGCCCCAGTCTTTTGCAAAAGACTGGGAAGATCCTTGCAAGGATCTTCCACACCGCGCCGCCATTTCCCCAAAAAAAACGCCGCGCATCCCGGACAAGGATGGCGGCGTAGTAATGCGTATCCGTGACGTCCCGAGGCATGGGACTAAGGGCGAGGCAAATCGTGTTTGGGCCGGGACAAGTGGCGCAAACGAAACCCGTGGATCGCAGGCAGAAAACGGGCGCAGTCTGGAAGGTTTCAGGTCTCTCTCAAGTCCTGCTGCGCGAAAAATCTAGGGGTGGGACAACTCCTTGCGGGGCGGCGGGCGGGTCAGATACCGACAGGGGCAAAAATACAGGGGGCGAAAATTCAGACCAGACCGGGCAGATGCAGCATCCCAACCGTCATCAAGGCGAGTGCCACAACGCCTGCCAGATCATACATCAGCGTATCGCGCGAACGGGCGAGAATTTGAGCGGCTTGTGCAATCATCGGGGCGTCTCCTGTATTACCGAACGTCTGGGTAGGTAACGTCTTTGTTGCATCTTTGTTCCCACGTTCCGCTAAAATTGTAAAGAACTTTTTGAGAACATTTGAGAACAAAGCGTGTTCCGTTCTCGTTTTAGACCTCCCCAGCCTTACCCTACGTCCAGTAGTCGGATCGCCTTGTCTTGCTCCATCAGCCACAAAAGTACCCTTGCAGACTGCCCGCGTGCCCCTTCCAAATCGGGGTCGAGCGTCAGCAACGCCCGTGCGTCGCTTTGGGCCAGCGCCATCAGCGCGCTCTGCTCTTCAAGGTTGGCGACGCGGAACCTGGGCAGCCCCGATTGCGCTGTTCCGATCACGTCGCCCGCGCCCCGGATCGCCAAATCTTCCTCGGATATGCGGAAGCCGTCCTCGGTCTCTCGCATCACTTGCAGGCGGCGGGTGGCGGTTTCGCCCAAAGGTGCGCGGTACATCAACAGACAGGTGGACTCCGCCGATCCTCGCCCCACTCTTCCCCTTAGTTGGTGCAATTGCGACAGACCAAAATTCTCCGCCTGTTCAATTACCATGATCGAGGCATTGGGCACATCCACCCCCACCTCGATCACCGTGGTCGCCACCAACACCCTTGTTTCGCCCGCTTTGAAGGCCGCCATCACGGCGTCTTTTTCCTTCGGCTTCATCTGCCCGTGGACCAGCGCCACTTTACCCTCTCCGAAGGCCGCGCGGAGCATCTTGAACCGCTCTTCTGCGGCGGTCGCGTCATAGACCTCGGATTCCTCCACCAACGGGCAGACCCAATAGGCCTGCCGCCCCTGATCCAACGCGCCGCGCAGATGCGCCACCACTTCATCCATCCGCGCCGTTGAAATCAGCGCCGTTTTCACTGGCGTGCGCCCCGGCGGTTTTTCGTCCAACACGCTCACATCCATGTCACCGTATTGCGCCAGGGACAGCGTGCGCGGGATCGGCGTGGCGGTCATCACCAGCACATCTGCCATCTCGCCCTTTTGGCTCAGCCGCACCCTTTCGCGGACCCCAAAGCGGTGCTGTTCATCCACCACGGCCAAACGCAGGCTGTTGAACGCCACATCGTCTTGGAACACGGCGTGCGTGCCCACGAGGATGTGGATATCGCCCCTTGCCAACGCGGCGAGTTTACCTTGGCGATCCTTACCCTTGTCCGCGCCGGTCAGCACCTCGCACACCACGCCTGCGGCATCCGCCAGAGGTTTGAGGTTCAGGTAATGCTGCCCCGCCAGGATCGAGGTCGGGGCCATCATCACCCCCTGCCCGCCCGCCTCTACCGCGACCAGCAGCGCCATCAGGGCCACCAGCGTCTTGCCCGCGCCGACGTCCCCTTGCAGCAGGCGGTTCATCCGCTGCGGCTTGGCCATATCTTCGGAAATCTCCTGGATCGTGCGCAGTTGCGCCCCGGTCGGCGTATAGGGCAAAGCCGCCAGCACCTTGGCCCTTAGCTTTCCGTCACCTTCCGAGACGAGCCCGGCCTTGCGCCGCCGGGTGTTCCGCGCCAGTGCGAGGGTCAATTGGTGGGCAAACAGTTCATCATAGGCGAGCCGTTCGCGGGGCAGCGCGGCACGGCTGAGATCGCTTGCGTTCTTTGGCGCGTGGACGGCTTGGATCGCCTCGGACCACGCGGGCCAATCGCGTTCCTTAACGGTGTTAAGATCTATCCATTCGCCCAGATGCTCGACCTTGGTTAACGCCGATTGCACCGCTTTGTGGACGCCGCGTTGGGTTAGACCTTGGGCCAGGGGGTAGACCGGCTCGTATTCGGGAATGGTCTCGGCCTCTTCGGGGGGGAGCATATGGTCAGGATGGGCCATCTGCGCCACACCGTCATAAAGCTCCACCTTGCCCGAAATGACCCGCCGCGCGCCGGTCGGGTGTTGGCGTTCCAGATAGTCTCCGCGGGCGTGGAAGAACACGAGTTGGAAAGAGGTCTGCGCGTCCTCCACCTCAATCCGATACGGGCCACGCCCCTTGGGCTTGATGTGGGCGCCGATGGTAACCTCGACCGTTGCCGGGCCCGGCAGAGGTACATCGCGGATGGAGGCGCGGCGGGTGCGGTCCAGACCGCCCGCGGGCAGCGTAAAAATCAGATCGCGGGGCGTTTCCACGTTAATGCCGCTGTAGTTCTTGGCCGTCTTCGGGCCGACACCATCCAAAGTTTCCAATCCCGCAAACAGCGGAAACAGGATTTCGGGCCGGCCTTTGGGAAGGTGATCAGCCATCGCCGATCCGGTCCAGCCATTGATCTTCGGTCAGCAACTCAATCCCTAAGTCCTTGGCTTTCTTTTCTTTTGATCCGGCCCCCGGCCCCGCCACCACGATATCTGTCTTGGCCGAGACCGAGCCCGAGACCTTCGCGCCAAGCGCCTCGGCCCGCGCTTTCGCCTCGGATCTTGTCATCCGCTCCAGTGATCCGGTGAACACAATGGTCAGGCCCGCCACGGCACTTTGGGTGGCGCGCGCTTGCGGCGGAACGTCGGTGACCTGCGCAATAAGGCGGTCGATCGAGGCCCTTTCGCGCGGCTGTTGGAAGGTGGTCACGAGCGACACAGCAACCGTCGCGCCGATCCCGTCGATGCCGGTCAAATCCTCCCATGCGGCCTTGGCGGCGGCGGGCGTGCCGGCCCACGCCTTGTCGCGCTCCGGTTGCAGCGAGGCGCGGCGCCCCATGTCGGCGGCGGCTTTGCGTTCGGCGATGATGGCCGCCTCGGCCCTCAGGTGCGCTTCGGCAGCCGGCGCAGCCGCGTCGATGGTTTCGGCCAAGGCGTCCCACGTGCCGAAATGCCGGGCCAAATCACTTGCCGCAACCTCGCCCACATGGCGGATGCCCAGGGCAAATATCAGGCGGTGCAGGGCGATTTCCCGTTTATCTTCGATGGCGCTGAACAGGCTGGTGGCCGATTTCTCGCCCCAGCCCTCGCGGTTCTTGAGCTGTTGCAGCCCCTCGCCGTATCTTTCCCGCAACAAAAAGATATCCGCAGGTTCTGAAATCCATTCGTCCAGATAGAAAGCCTCGGCCTGCTTTGCGCCGAGGCCGTCGATGTCGAAAGCCGCGCGACTGACGAAATGTTTTAGCTTTTCAACGGCTTGTGCAGGACAGATCAGGCCGCCGGTGCAGCGTCGTACCGCATCGCCTTCTTCGCGGATTGCAGCCGACTGACACTCCGGGCAATCGGTTGGATAGACGTAGGGCTGCGCATCGGCGGGGCGTTTGGACAGGTCCACATCCGCCACCTTCGGGATCACGTCGCCTGCGCGGTAGACCTGCACCCGGTCGCCCACGCGAATGTCCTTGCCCACCCCGTTTTCATCGGGCCGGATCGGCCCGCCATTGGCGTCGCGCCCGGCGATGTAATCCTCATTGTGCAGCGTCGCGTTGGACACGACAACGCCGCCCACCGTCACTGGCGTCAGCCGCGCAACCGGGCTGAGCGCGCCGGTGCGGCCGACTTGAATGTCGATGGCCTCAAGGGTGGTCCACGCCAGTTCGGCGGGGAATTTATGGGCGATGGCCCATCGCGGCGTGGTGGAGCGCATCCCAAGGCGTCGCTGATAGTCGAGGTTGTCAACCTTGTAGACGACGCCGTCGATGTCATAGCCCAGATCAGCGCGCCCCTCCTCG
This window harbors:
- a CDS encoding DoxX family protein, coding for MSDLLALVGRLLLASLMLAGTVQKISDPTGAGALLALANLPAGLLWPAGIFTTIAGVGIALGLYTRPLALAAAAYCIVTSCFHILMDDPWQMTIAFKNWTIAGGYLMLAAHGPGRFALHPTA
- a CDS encoding methyltransferase domain-containing protein; amino-acid sequence: MPDTPFLSKVYDLKGDGVRDYYDQWADTYEAEITANAYATPTRCAAALAATGLAKTAPILDFACGTGLSGEALWAEGFRVIDGVDLSDAMLTKARAKDIYRTLTKAQADAPPPVAPNTYQAITAIGAIGPGAAPAEVIAPLVSALPSAGYFVISLNDVALEAPEFPAALAAQAHLMELISEERGAHLPGIDVMSTVYVFRRT
- the gyrA gene encoding DNA gyrase subunit A — protein: MTDTPEPPENDGETLPERPEFSGPSIDISAEMKTSFLDYAMSVIISRAIPDLRDGLKPVHRRILFAMHETGNTHEKAYRKSARPVGDVMGQYHPHGDSAIYDALVRMAQDFSMSLPLLDGQGNFGSMDGDNPAAMRYTEVRMDSPAAYLLEDIDKDTVDFQDNYDGKQQEPTVLPARFPNMLVNGAGGIAVGMATNIPPHNLGEVIDACQALIEKPDLSSEELIQYVPAPDFPTGGIILGRSGAQKAYLEGRGSVIIRAKTRVEEIRKDRYAIVIDEIPYQVNKSSMIERIAELVRDKKIDGISGVADESDRIGVRVVVELKRDATPEVVLNQLFRFTQMQTSFGCNMLALNGGRPEQLTLRAFLTSFLDFREEVVARRTAFELRKARDRAHVLCGLAVAVSNVDEVVATIRASADAPAARAALMTRAWPAEEILPFIKLIDDPTHTANEDGTYNLSETQARAILELRLQRLTQLGVKEVTDELEELAGKIKDYLAILASRERILEIISNELAEVRAKFAVDRRTEIVEWSGDMDDEDLIERSDQVVTITQGGYIKRTPLADFRAQKRGGKGVSGGSMKDDDVVTSMFVANTHTPLLFFTTSGMVYKLKTWRLPSGSRSSRGKAIVNILPIETGTGIAAIMPVDRDEDHWGELQVVFCTDRGTVRRNALSDFANVMRNGKIAMKFEGDSEGWRMINARIASNDDDVMLVTKQGRAIRFPATDVRVFNSRASTGVRGIRLGTDDEVVSMSIIRHFDAEASERAAYLKQRRLMAGVTEETETDEDDVPEGDLSPERYAEMSAAEDLILTITSGGLGKLSSSHDYPVRGRGGQGVSAIDKAMRGGTLVASFPVEMDDQIMLATSTGQSIRVPIDGISFRSRSAGGVKVFNTAKGEDIVSVAYIADQGDEDAEVIEGGEDV
- a CDS encoding disulfide bond formation protein B, with product MTRRNLILLAGLGSAALFGGALYFQYWVGLLPCTMCLWQRWPHRIAIGLALVGVVFPRAVIAWLGGLTMAVNAGIALLHTGVEQRWWDGPQVCGAGAAQDVGSLSMEDLFDTTTGPQIVLCNEAAWHFAGLSMASWNGIFCVVLAGIWLTAALTKEKARA
- the gluQRS gene encoding tRNA glutamyl-Q(34) synthetase GluQRS, producing the protein MITRFAPSPTGPLHLGHAYSAILAHDMARAQTGTFLLRIEDIDRQRSKPEWETQIIDDLRWLGLDWDAEPLRQSTRLPAYRAALQTLWQDDLLYPCTCNRRDILAAASAPHEGDPPMGPDGIIYPGTCRGIHAGSGRRHSDVPLPQDTTLRLDMGKAVTRVMDARRTEHGAKTFASFSETGRRPKGLIEFTATEMEQNIGDIVLSRRDFLGSYHLSVVLDDAAQGITDVIRGDDLFAATKIHVILQRLLGVPTPTYHHHALIRDNHGRRLAKRDDARAIRTYRTEGASPADIRHLVGL
- a CDS encoding YqaA family protein, coding for MLRRLYDWVMGFAGHPNALWVLAIVSFAESSVFPIPPDVLMIPMILARPSRAWLIAGVCLVASVLGGLLGYAIGAFAFEEIGRPIFEALGKIERIEQFNEQFNDLSFWPVLIAGLTPFPYKVITIMSGWTGLPLGTFIVTSIIARGLRFFIVAALLWKFGAPIKDFIEKRLGLMFILFCLLLGGGFYVLKFL
- the hisI gene encoding phosphoribosyl-AMP cyclohydrolase, which codes for MKDFDRATLRYDVNGLIPCIAQQEGTGEVLMMAWMNAEAVAKTLETRRVTYWSRSRQAFWVKGETSGHTQALVDLRIDCDRDCLLAVVQQEGAACHTNRRVCFYTSVVDGEEVELMAPMG
- a CDS encoding iron-sulfur cluster assembly scaffold protein, which gives rise to MAADSDLIKLYSQRILALAADIPHRGALKAPQARVKKRAPLCGSTVTVELCLTDDKVSAFAQDVKACALGQAAAALLGQHVIGRTRLEVEAARDALKAMLKFDGPPPGAPWEGYEVLEPAKEYRNRHASIMLALDATAEAMAEAEHAACA
- the trmFO gene encoding methylenetetrahydrofolate--tRNA-(uracil(54)-C(5))-methyltransferase (FADH(2)-oxidizing) TrmFO; the encoded protein is MKQSSQLTIIGGGMAGSEAAWQAANMGVSVKIIEMRPKVETFAHRTGNLAEMVCSNSFRSDDSEQNAVGLLHWEMRAADSVIMHTADDHKLPAGGALAVDRDPFAEAVTAKLQAHPNIEIAYGEITDLPTDGPTIIATGPLTGSKLADAIAREAGQDALAFFDAIAPIVYADSIDMDIAWRQSRYDKGDTLEEQQAYINCPLTHDQYEAFIDALLAADKTQFKEGETAGYFDGCLPIEVMAERGRETLRFGPMKPVGLTNPHDPQTKAYAVVQLRRDNALGTLYNIVGFQTKMTYGAQKQVFAMIPGLHEASFARLGGIHRNTFINSPTLLDAQMRLRSKPHIRFAGQITGVEGYVESASMGLLAGRMAAAEILGQTLPEVPNTTAMGALVTHITGGADAKTFQPMNVNFGLFPPVEGLKGGRRGRKDRYKAYTDRAKEAWTQWLSPSEAAAQ